One Mycobacteroides salmoniphilum DNA segment encodes these proteins:
- the rpmF gene encoding 50S ribosomal protein L32 has translation MAVPKRRMSRSNTRSRRAQWKATATELVNVTVGGQNHKVPRRLLKAARLGLIDFDRR, from the coding sequence ATGGCCGTCCCCAAGCGGAGAATGTCCCGCTCGAATACCCGTAGCCGGCGCGCGCAGTGGAAGGCGACCGCCACTGAGCTGGTCAATGTCACTGTCGGCGGACAGAACCACAAGGTTCCCCGTCGCCTGCTCAAGGCTGCCCGCCTCGGGCTCATCGATTTCGACCGTCGCTGA
- a CDS encoding acetyl/propionyl/methylcrotonyl-CoA carboxylase subunit alpha, whose translation MTITSVLVANRGEIARRVFATCRKLGLGTVAVYSDADADSPHVSEADAAVHLPGTSSAETYLRGELIIAAAKATGADAIHPGYGFLSENADFARAVADAGLTWIGPPVTAIESMGSKIESKKLMDAAGVPVLGQLDPDTVTADQLPVLVKASAGGGGRGMRIVAELDKLSAEIAAAQREAQSAFGDPTVFCERYLGTGRHIEVQVMADTHGTVWAVGERECSIQRRHQKVIEEAPSPLVTRIDGMREQLFEASRTAAATIGYAGAGTMEFLATENGEFFFLEMNTRLQVEHPVTECTTGLDLVALQIQVAEGGKLPAEPPAIHGHSIEARLYAENPAAGWQPQSGTVHTFDIPGASAEFHVPGHPGRNGVRLDSTIVDGSVVSVHYDPMLAKVITVAPTRTEASRLLASTLERTRLHGLTTNRDLLVNVLRHPAFLAGDTDTSFLDKHGLDVLSKPLADEAAHQYSALAAALADAAANRAHAVVCADLPSGWRNLASGYQTKEYRESSEAVHSVRYRLTRAGLELDGDWPAIELVSATPDHVALVIDGVRRGFDVARYGETVDVDSPLGPVALTVVPRFTDPSTEVAAGSLIAPMPGVVLRLGAAVGDTVTAGTPIVWLEAMKMEHTIVAPADGVIEILNVEPGQQVELGTVLAQLAANEGES comes from the coding sequence ATGACTATCACCTCTGTTCTGGTGGCCAACCGCGGCGAGATCGCCCGCCGCGTCTTCGCCACCTGTCGCAAGCTGGGGCTTGGCACGGTCGCCGTGTATTCCGACGCCGACGCCGACAGCCCGCATGTCTCCGAGGCCGACGCCGCGGTCCACCTACCCGGCACGTCCAGCGCCGAGACCTATCTGCGCGGTGAGCTGATCATCGCGGCGGCCAAGGCCACCGGCGCCGACGCCATCCACCCCGGCTACGGATTTCTTTCCGAGAATGCCGATTTCGCTCGTGCGGTGGCCGATGCCGGCCTCACCTGGATCGGCCCGCCGGTCACGGCCATCGAGTCGATGGGCTCGAAGATCGAGTCCAAAAAACTCATGGACGCCGCCGGAGTACCGGTGCTGGGACAGCTCGACCCGGATACCGTCACCGCCGATCAACTCCCGGTGCTCGTCAAGGCCTCCGCCGGTGGCGGTGGCCGCGGCATGCGGATCGTTGCAGAGCTCGACAAGCTCTCCGCCGAAATCGCTGCCGCACAGCGGGAGGCCCAATCGGCGTTCGGGGACCCGACAGTCTTCTGCGAGCGCTACCTGGGCACCGGTCGACACATCGAAGTGCAGGTGATGGCCGACACTCACGGCACAGTGTGGGCCGTGGGTGAGCGCGAGTGCTCCATCCAGCGCCGCCACCAGAAGGTCATCGAAGAGGCACCCTCCCCCTTGGTGACCCGAATCGACGGCATGCGGGAGCAGCTCTTCGAGGCGTCACGCACCGCCGCGGCGACCATCGGCTATGCGGGCGCGGGGACCATGGAGTTCCTGGCCACTGAGAACGGCGAGTTCTTCTTCCTGGAAATGAACACACGCCTGCAAGTGGAGCATCCGGTCACCGAGTGCACCACAGGTCTGGACCTGGTCGCATTGCAGATCCAGGTGGCAGAGGGCGGCAAGCTTCCCGCCGAACCGCCTGCCATTCATGGCCATTCGATTGAGGCGCGCTTGTACGCGGAGAATCCCGCGGCCGGGTGGCAGCCACAAAGCGGCACCGTGCACACGTTTGACATCCCAGGCGCCTCCGCGGAATTCCATGTGCCCGGACACCCGGGGCGCAACGGGGTACGCCTGGACTCGACCATCGTCGACGGCAGCGTGGTGTCGGTGCACTACGACCCGATGCTCGCCAAGGTCATCACGGTGGCACCCACGCGCACCGAAGCTTCCCGGCTGCTGGCGTCGACATTGGAACGCACTCGCCTGCATGGCCTGACCACCAATCGCGACCTGCTGGTCAACGTGTTGCGGCATCCGGCGTTCCTCGCCGGAGACACCGACACATCCTTCCTGGACAAGCATGGGCTCGACGTCCTGTCCAAGCCCCTGGCCGACGAAGCGGCGCACCAGTATTCAGCGCTCGCGGCAGCACTTGCCGATGCCGCCGCCAACCGGGCACATGCCGTTGTCTGCGCGGATCTGCCCAGTGGATGGCGCAATCTGGCATCTGGCTACCAGACCAAGGAGTATCGCGAAAGCAGCGAAGCCGTCCATAGCGTGCGCTACCGCCTGACCCGCGCCGGGCTGGAACTCGACGGAGATTGGCCCGCCATCGAACTGGTCTCGGCGACACCGGATCACGTAGCACTGGTGATCGACGGCGTCCGGCGGGGTTTCGACGTCGCACGCTACGGCGAAACCGTCGACGTCGACTCACCGCTGGGCCCGGTGGCGCTGACTGTGGTGCCCAGGTTCACCGATCCCAGCACTGAGGTTGCGGCGGGCTCGCTCATCGCGCCAATGCCGGGTGTGGTGCTGCGACTGGGTGCCGCGGTCGGAGACACCGTCACAGCAGGGACGCCGATCGTCTGGTTGGAGGCCATGAAGATGGAACACACCATCGTCGCCCCCGCCGACGGCGTCATCGAGATCCTCAATGTCGAACCCGGACAACAGGTCGAGCTAGGTACCGTACTGGCCCAGTTGGCCGCCAACGAAGGAGAGTCATGA
- a CDS encoding acyclic terpene utilization AtuA family protein, whose translation MTTAPVRIGNCSGFYGDRISAMHEMLTGGELDYLTGDYLAELTMLILGRDRAKAPERGYAKTFLRQLEQCLGLAQDKGVTIVANAGGLNPAGLADAIRTLAEKLGVPAKVAHVEGDDLLPRAAELGLGSPLTANAYLGAWGIVECLNSGANIVVTGRVTDASVIVGPAAAHFGWRRDDYDKLAGAVAAGHIIECGTQATGGNYAFFTEIPDLSRAGFPLAEVYEDGSSVITKHAGTSGAVSVGTVTAQLLYEITGARYANPDVTTRIDSIELAREGPDRVRVSGVTGEAPPPDLKVSLNALGGFRNQMTFVLTGLDIDAKADLTRKQLESALSSPSGAPQDIQWTLGRTDHPNADTEQAASALLHVMVRDSDPNKVGRQFSNAAVELALASYPGFHVTTPPKDGEPYGVFTPGYVPAEKVPHVAVLADGSRIDIAQAAQTLPLADAPAAALPEPLPPGPVRRAPLGILAGARSGDKGGSANVGVWVRTDEEYRWLAHALTIDALRELLPETEQLEVARYLLPKLRAVNFVIQGILGKGVAYQARFDPQAKGIGEWLRSREIDIPETLLEGTK comes from the coding sequence GTGACCACCGCGCCGGTAAGAATTGGGAACTGTTCAGGCTTCTACGGTGACCGAATATCGGCCATGCACGAGATGCTCACCGGCGGTGAACTCGACTATCTGACCGGCGACTATCTGGCCGAACTGACGATGCTCATCCTCGGTCGAGATCGCGCCAAGGCCCCCGAACGCGGCTACGCCAAGACCTTTCTGCGTCAGCTCGAGCAGTGCCTTGGGCTGGCTCAGGACAAGGGTGTCACGATCGTCGCCAACGCCGGCGGCCTCAACCCCGCGGGTCTAGCGGACGCCATCCGCACACTCGCGGAAAAACTGGGTGTCCCGGCCAAGGTCGCTCATGTCGAAGGTGACGATCTGCTGCCCCGCGCCGCAGAGCTCGGACTGGGATCTCCACTCACCGCCAATGCCTATCTCGGCGCCTGGGGCATCGTGGAATGCCTCAACTCCGGCGCCAACATCGTGGTCACCGGTCGCGTCACCGATGCCTCCGTGATCGTCGGCCCCGCCGCCGCACACTTCGGCTGGCGCCGCGACGACTACGACAAGCTCGCCGGCGCTGTCGCGGCCGGGCACATCATCGAGTGTGGCACCCAGGCCACCGGAGGCAACTACGCCTTCTTCACCGAGATCCCCGACCTCTCGCGTGCCGGGTTCCCGCTGGCCGAGGTATATGAGGACGGATCGTCGGTCATCACCAAGCACGCAGGTACCAGCGGTGCGGTCAGCGTGGGCACCGTGACCGCGCAGCTGCTCTACGAGATCACCGGGGCCCGGTACGCCAACCCGGATGTGACTACCCGCATCGACAGCATCGAGCTGGCCCGGGAAGGTCCGGACCGGGTGCGCGTCTCGGGCGTGACGGGCGAGGCACCCCCACCGGACCTCAAGGTGTCGCTGAACGCATTGGGCGGCTTCCGTAATCAGATGACCTTCGTACTGACCGGGCTGGACATCGACGCCAAGGCCGACCTGACCCGCAAGCAGCTTGAGTCTGCCCTGTCTTCCCCCTCGGGCGCTCCGCAGGACATCCAGTGGACCCTGGGGCGTACCGACCACCCGAACGCCGACACCGAGCAGGCGGCCAGCGCCCTGCTCCATGTGATGGTGCGTGATTCCGACCCGAATAAGGTTGGCCGTCAGTTCTCCAACGCCGCGGTGGAGCTCGCTCTGGCGAGCTACCCGGGCTTCCACGTCACCACACCCCCCAAGGATGGCGAGCCGTACGGCGTGTTCACTCCGGGATACGTTCCTGCGGAAAAGGTTCCGCATGTCGCGGTCCTCGCCGACGGTTCCCGGATCGATATCGCACAGGCGGCGCAGACACTGCCGCTCGCCGATGCCCCAGCGGCAGCACTGCCCGAGCCGCTCCCGCCCGGGCCGGTACGCCGCGCCCCCTTGGGCATCCTTGCGGGTGCCCGTAGCGGCGACAAGGGCGGCAGTGCGAACGTGGGCGTCTGGGTACGCACGGATGAGGAATACCGTTGGCTTGCGCATGCTTTGACTATCGACGCGCTGCGGGAGCTGCTGCCGGAGACCGAGCAGTTGGAGGTGGCGCGCTACCTGCTGCCCAAGCTGCGGGCCGTGAACTTCGTCATCCAGGGCATCCTCGGCAAGGGAGTGGCTTATCAGGCCCGCTTTGACCCGCAGGCCAAAGGTATTGGCGAATGGCTGCGTTCGCGTGAGATCGACATCCCCGAAACCCTGCTGGAAGGCACCAAATGA
- a CDS encoding acyl-CoA dehydrogenase family protein encodes MSQWNSPERKALRETVRDFAEREILPHANEWEREGLIPRELHRKAGDLGLLGPGAPEEVGGGGGDAIDPVIVCEELHYAGVPGGVFASLFTCGISTPHIIASGDQRLIESYVKPTLAGDLIGSLAITEPGGGSDVGHLTTSAKRDGDHYIVNGAKTFITSGVRADYVVTAVRTGGPGAAGVSLLLIDKDTPGFDVTRKLDKMGWRSSDTAELSFTDARVPAENLVGGENTGFAQIAGAFVSERIGLAAQAYSSAQRCLDLTVEWCRNRETFGRPLISRQSVQNTLTEMARRVDVARVYTHVLVDRAIAGETNLIAEVCFAKNTAVEAGEWVANQGVQLFGGMGYMTESEIERQYRDMRIIGIGGGTTEILTSLAAKLLGYQS; translated from the coding sequence ATGAGTCAGTGGAACAGCCCGGAACGCAAGGCGCTCCGGGAGACGGTGCGTGATTTCGCCGAGCGCGAGATTCTGCCGCATGCCAACGAGTGGGAGCGCGAGGGACTAATTCCTCGTGAATTGCACCGCAAGGCGGGCGATCTGGGCCTGCTGGGTCCCGGTGCACCCGAGGAAGTCGGCGGCGGCGGCGGTGATGCCATCGACCCGGTGATCGTGTGCGAAGAGCTGCATTACGCCGGTGTGCCCGGCGGCGTGTTCGCCTCCCTGTTCACCTGCGGCATCTCCACGCCGCACATCATCGCCTCGGGTGATCAGCGGCTCATCGAAAGCTACGTAAAGCCCACCCTGGCGGGCGATCTCATTGGCTCACTGGCCATCACCGAACCCGGCGGCGGATCCGACGTCGGGCATCTGACCACCTCGGCCAAGCGGGACGGCGATCACTACATCGTCAACGGCGCCAAGACCTTCATCACCTCCGGCGTGCGCGCCGACTATGTGGTGACCGCGGTGCGTACCGGTGGACCGGGCGCGGCAGGGGTCTCGCTGCTGTTGATCGACAAGGACACCCCCGGATTTGACGTCACACGCAAGCTCGACAAGATGGGATGGCGCTCCTCGGATACCGCCGAGCTGTCCTTCACCGATGCACGAGTGCCCGCCGAGAACCTGGTGGGTGGCGAGAACACCGGCTTCGCGCAGATCGCCGGTGCCTTCGTGTCAGAGCGGATCGGCCTTGCTGCCCAGGCATATTCGAGTGCTCAGCGCTGCCTTGACCTGACAGTGGAATGGTGCAGGAATCGGGAGACCTTCGGGCGTCCACTCATCTCCCGCCAGTCCGTACAAAACACTCTGACGGAGATGGCACGCAGGGTCGATGTCGCACGGGTCTACACGCATGTCCTGGTGGACCGCGCGATCGCGGGCGAGACCAATCTCATCGCCGAGGTCTGCTTCGCCAAGAACACCGCCGTCGAGGCCGGCGAGTGGGTGGCCAATCAGGGAGTCCAGCTGTTCGGCGGCATGGGCTACATGACCGAGAGCGAAATCGAACGGCAGTACCGCGATATGCGCATCATCGGGATCGGTGGCGGCACCACCGAGATCCTCACCTCGCTGGCAGCCAAGCTCCTGGGGTACCAGTCGTGA
- a CDS encoding acyl-CoA carboxylase subunit beta yields the protein MTILRTTVNTNSPEYLAAAEAMATKLAEVNAETAKALAGGGDKYVARHHERGKLLARERIELLIDPDSPFLELCPLAAWGSDFTVGASLVTGIGVVEGVECMIVANDPTVKGGTSNPWTLRKVLRANDIAFKNRLPVISLVESGGADLPTQKEVFVPGGQMFRDLTRLSAAGIPTIALVFGNSTAGGAYIPGMSDHVVMIKERSKVFLAGPPLVKMATGEESDDESLGGAEMHSRVSGLGDYLAVDEQDAVRLGRQIVSRLNWVKKGPKPAAVVEPIADQEELIGIVPGDLRIPFDPREVIARIVDGSEFDEFKEQYGSSLVTGWARLHGYPIGVLANARGVLFSEEAQKATQFIQLANQTNTPLLFVHNTTGYMVGKEYEEGGMIKHGSMMINAVSNSTVPHLSLIVGASYGAGHYGMCGRAYDPRFLFAWPSAKSAVMGGTQLAGVISIVSRAAAVARGQAVNEDADAAMKAAIEAQIEAESLPMFMSGRLYDDGVIDPRDTRAVLGMCLSAIANGPIEGTSNFGVFRM from the coding sequence GTGACGATCCTGCGTACCACCGTCAACACCAACTCTCCCGAGTACCTCGCCGCCGCCGAGGCGATGGCGACCAAACTGGCCGAGGTCAACGCCGAAACCGCGAAGGCACTCGCCGGTGGAGGCGATAAATACGTTGCCCGCCACCATGAACGCGGCAAGCTGCTGGCACGTGAGCGCATCGAGCTCTTGATCGACCCCGACTCCCCGTTCCTGGAGCTGTGCCCGCTGGCGGCATGGGGCAGCGATTTCACCGTCGGCGCCTCGCTGGTCACCGGCATCGGCGTGGTCGAGGGCGTCGAGTGCATGATCGTGGCCAACGACCCCACCGTTAAGGGCGGCACCAGCAACCCCTGGACACTCCGTAAGGTGCTGCGGGCCAACGATATTGCCTTCAAGAACCGCCTACCCGTGATCTCGCTGGTGGAGTCTGGGGGCGCGGACCTACCCACTCAGAAGGAAGTGTTCGTTCCCGGCGGGCAGATGTTCCGCGATCTCACGCGGCTTTCAGCGGCCGGCATACCGACGATCGCCCTGGTGTTCGGGAACTCGACCGCCGGCGGCGCCTACATCCCCGGAATGTCCGATCACGTCGTGATGATCAAGGAACGCTCGAAGGTATTTCTGGCCGGTCCCCCCCTCGTCAAGATGGCGACGGGTGAGGAGTCCGATGACGAATCCCTCGGTGGCGCGGAAATGCACTCCCGCGTCTCCGGTTTGGGCGATTACCTGGCAGTGGACGAGCAGGACGCCGTACGACTCGGGCGACAGATCGTCTCGCGCCTGAACTGGGTCAAGAAGGGCCCCAAGCCCGCCGCAGTGGTCGAACCGATCGCCGATCAGGAAGAGCTCATCGGCATCGTCCCGGGAGATCTGCGCATCCCGTTCGATCCGCGTGAGGTCATCGCGCGGATCGTCGATGGTTCGGAATTCGACGAGTTCAAAGAGCAGTACGGGTCGTCATTGGTGACCGGATGGGCACGTCTACACGGATACCCGATCGGCGTCCTCGCCAACGCGCGCGGCGTGCTGTTCAGCGAGGAAGCACAGAAGGCCACCCAGTTCATTCAGCTGGCCAACCAGACCAACACGCCACTTCTGTTCGTGCACAACACCACCGGGTACATGGTGGGCAAGGAGTACGAAGAGGGCGGCATGATCAAGCACGGGTCGATGATGATCAACGCCGTGTCCAACTCCACCGTGCCGCATCTGTCGCTGATTGTCGGCGCCTCATACGGAGCCGGCCATTACGGCATGTGCGGACGCGCTTACGACCCCCGGTTCCTGTTCGCGTGGCCCAGCGCCAAGTCGGCGGTCATGGGCGGTACCCAACTGGCGGGCGTCATCTCCATCGTGAGCCGTGCCGCCGCGGTGGCACGGGGCCAGGCCGTCAACGAGGACGCGGACGCCGCGATGAAGGCAGCCATCGAGGCCCAGATCGAAGCCGAGTCGCTGCCCATGTTCATGTCCGGCCGCCTGTATGACGACGGGGTCATCGACCCCCGCGATACCCGGGCCGTGCTCGGTATGTGCCTGTCCGCCATCGCCAATGGACCAATCGAGGGGACGTCGAACTTCGGCGTCTTCCGGATGTGA